The Gemmatimonadaceae bacterium genome contains a region encoding:
- a CDS encoding zf-HC2 domain-containing protein, giving the protein MTHHMPHPEGRDPECTRFDDRLMAYLENELDAPERAWMREHQSACATCCATLRDVEQLIQAAAGLPAIAPSRDLWAGIASRLDTPIVPLAGRATRTSSVAPPAPRRGLSVRFLAVAATVLVAVTSTITWQVAARRAAVQSALASGPARVTDTSLIVPVVNADVTYEREIAALRAIVSERFGELDSTTVSVLQRNLAIIDKAIADSRTALEKAPNSRVLSVTLNRALEAKLSLMRRVALL; this is encoded by the coding sequence ATGACACACCATATGCCACATCCCGAGGGGCGAGACCCCGAGTGTACTCGATTCGACGATCGCCTGATGGCGTATCTGGAGAACGAGCTCGATGCCCCGGAACGCGCGTGGATGCGTGAACACCAGTCGGCGTGCGCCACGTGCTGCGCCACGCTGCGCGACGTCGAACAGCTGATCCAGGCGGCTGCGGGTCTCCCGGCCATCGCGCCGTCGCGAGACCTGTGGGCAGGGATCGCCTCGCGACTGGACACGCCCATCGTGCCGCTCGCCGGTCGCGCCACCCGCACCAGCAGCGTCGCACCGCCCGCACCGCGGCGCGGCCTGAGTGTCCGATTCCTGGCCGTCGCCGCGACGGTGCTGGTGGCGGTGACGTCCACCATTACCTGGCAGGTCGCCGCGCGCCGCGCCGCTGTTCAGTCGGCCTTGGCCTCGGGTCCGGCACGGGTGACGGACACCTCGTTGATTGTTCCCGTCGTCAACGCGGATGTGACCTACGAACGCGAAATCGCCGCGCTCCGGGCTATTGTGTCCGAACGATTTGGTGAGCTGGACTCAACCACGGTGTCAGTGCTGCAGCGCAATCTGGCGATCATTGATAAGGCGATTGCCGACAGTCGCACCGCGCTGGAGAAGGCGCCCAACAGCCGAGTCCTGTCCGTTACGCTCAATCGCGCGCTGGAAGCCAAGTTGTCGCTGATGCGTCGGGTCGCCCTGTTATGA
- a CDS encoding RNA polymerase sigma factor produces MHAQLVSEPLLNPASTTAAPPAQILPDVAAAAAGDRQAFERLYREQVDRVYALCVRMLGDRMIAEEVTQDVFVRVWEKLPGFRGEAAFSTWIHRVTVNVVLSRRKSVGIYQSRTTDDDEAQALVASRPASVGDRLDLESAIAGLPRGARQIFVLHDVEGFTHEEIGEQLGITPGGSKAQLHRARLLLRAALTR; encoded by the coding sequence ATGCACGCGCAGCTTGTGAGCGAACCACTTCTCAATCCAGCGTCAACCACCGCGGCACCTCCGGCCCAGATACTGCCGGATGTCGCAGCGGCGGCAGCGGGTGATCGACAGGCGTTCGAACGACTGTATCGTGAGCAGGTCGATCGTGTGTATGCCCTGTGTGTTCGCATGCTGGGCGACCGGATGATCGCCGAAGAAGTCACGCAGGACGTCTTTGTGCGGGTCTGGGAAAAACTACCCGGATTTCGTGGCGAGGCGGCGTTCTCAACATGGATTCACCGTGTGACGGTGAACGTGGTGCTCTCGCGTCGAAAATCCGTCGGCATCTATCAGAGCCGCACGACCGACGACGACGAGGCGCAGGCACTCGTGGCCAGCCGACCGGCGTCGGTGGGAGATCGACTGGATCTGGAGTCCGCGATCGCCGGACTTCCCAGGGGCGCACGCCAGATATTTGTGTTGCACGATGTAGAAGGGTTCACGCATGAAGAGATCGGCGAACAGCTTGGCATCACCCCGGGCGGCAGCAAGGCCCAGTTGCATCGCGCTCGCCTGCTGCTGCGTGCAGCCCTGACCCGTTGA
- a CDS encoding HAD-IA family hydrolase, with product MTRLALLFDLDGTLIDSIGLLLECMEAAFANRERRPSRAQWTAGIGTPLRTQLAEWSDGPGDVEALVEQYRAYQDLHLERMTSLFPDVAETLAWARHAGHVTAIVTSKGRGMTNRSLRHVGIADAFDAIVTFEETSRHKPMPEPVFLALERLGTSADRAIFVGDSPHDMGAGLAAGVRTAAAQWGPFTRAELAVANPTYWMTRMGELPGIVTGFDRAG from the coding sequence TCGACGGCACCCTTATCGACTCCATCGGCTTGCTGCTGGAGTGCATGGAGGCGGCCTTTGCCAACCGCGAGCGGCGCCCGTCACGGGCCCAGTGGACCGCGGGCATTGGCACGCCCCTGCGCACACAGCTGGCGGAATGGAGCGATGGGCCCGGCGACGTCGAGGCATTGGTTGAGCAGTATCGGGCCTATCAGGACCTGCATCTCGAACGCATGACGTCACTCTTTCCGGATGTGGCGGAGACTTTGGCCTGGGCGCGGCACGCGGGGCACGTGACGGCCATTGTCACCAGCAAGGGCCGGGGCATGACCAATCGTTCGCTACGGCACGTGGGGATTGCCGATGCCTTCGACGCCATTGTCACGTTCGAGGAGACCTCGCGCCATAAGCCGATGCCCGAGCCGGTATTCCTCGCGCTCGAACGACTGGGCACGTCTGCGGACCGGGCCATCTTTGTCGGTGACTCGCCTCACGACATGGGAGCGGGGCTCGCCGCAGGAGTTCGTACCGCGGCGGCCCAGTGGGGTCCTTTCACCCGAGCAGAATTGGCCGTCGCGAACCCCACGTATTGGATGACCCGTATGGGGGAATTGCCGGGCATCGTGACGGGGTTCGATCGCGCCGGCTGA